A stretch of DNA from Candidatus Zixiibacteriota bacterium:
CCAGTCAATATTCATGGTCGGCCAACCCAACTGCTTCCCCTTTCCCAGTCCCTTAACTACGGTACCGTAAATCGGGTAATGATGTCCCAGCATGGCTATCGCGTCACGCCATTCGCCACTTTGAATCGCTCGTCTTATGCGGCTTGAGGATATAGGCAAATCCCTATAAGTTACCGGGCCGACAACATTAACATCAAAATTCTCTCGCCGACCCATTTCCCTCAAATGATCTATATTTCCGGAGCGGTCGCGACCAAAACTATGATTATATCCAACGACAAGTGATTTTATACCGAATCTTTCTATTAAAACATTTTTCGCGAATTCCTCCGCCGTCATACGTCTAAGTTTGTCATTAAAAGTCAAAAAGACCAGAGATCCGTCTAAACGGCTTTTTAATATTTCAATTTTCTCATCGGGGACGGTTAAAAGCTGGGGCGGGTTATCAGGGGTCACCAAAACGCGCGGATGAGGATGAAATGTAATTACCACCGCCGGCAGATTCATATCCTGACTTACTTTGATTAATCGACTGAAGATAGAAGCATGCCCTTTATGGAAACCATCAAACGTCCCCAGTGTAGCAACGCAGGGGCCGCCGCTTTTTTTGGCATATTCATCCGCCGATGTAAAGACCTTAAGACTCAAATCAAAACCCTTACGAAAGAAAAATAATCATTATCTAAATTACTTTTCAGGGAAGCGGCACTGCACTTCGACTTACCGATCGCCAGAATATTCCCGTTCTGACTTGCCATCGCGACTAAATTACCGGGTAAAAATTCCCGATTCCAATTCAGTATTTCTTTTCTTTCAGGTACGCCCCCATGTTTTATAGATTTTTCCGCCTCCAAAGAAACGCTCAAAATTGGAAATTCTATTACATCGCGCATCGGGATGATATGTTTTGCCAGTTTCCCATTATTGTATAACTCCGATACCGATTCCAGAGTCAGGGCCGAATCGATTTCCAACGAACCAGCCCTAAGTCTTTTTAATCCCGACAAATACGCACCGCACCCGATGTTATTTCCCAAGTCGTTGGCCAGTACGCGAATGTATGTTCCCTTACCGCAATCCACTCTTATAGTTAATTTGTGGCGATCATAAGATAACAAATCAATTGAATGAATTTCGATCTCGCGATTCGGCGTTTCCACCTTGATGCCCCGTCGAGCATATTTGTATAGTTCTTTGCCTTTAACTTTGACCGCGGAAAATGAAGGAACTTTCTGGATAATCTTCCCGATAAAAGCGCTTAAATAACCTTTAATATCATCTTTCGAAAGCTCGGGAATTTCCCGATTATCCGAAATATGACCCTCAGAATCGAAAGTATCTGATCTCGCTCCCAGTGTTATCTCGGCCTGATAAGATTTATCCCAATCCGTAAAGAATTGCGTCAATTTCGTGGCTCTTCCCAGGGTAATCGGCAATAATCCCGAGGCTAATGGATCGAGCGTACCGGTATGCCCTATCTTCTGGCGATTAAGAATGCTACGAAGTCGATAGATAACATCATGACTTGTCGGACCTGAGTCTTTATATATAGGCAACAAGCCGTCAAATCGTTCCATTTAGCAATTCCTTAATATCGGCTAAAATCATTTTTTTGGCTTCATCCAAGGATGTCTCAAGAGTGCAACCACAGGCAATGCGATGGCCCCCACCGCCGTATTTGGCCGCTACTTTTATAATATCTATACCATTGGCCGAACGAAATGAGGCCTTAGTAACGTTTGCTGATATTTCCCGAAATAACACTCCGATAACAACCCCGGCCAGGCTAATGGAATAATTTATCAATCCCTCGGTGTCTTTTTTGGCAGAGCCGGTTTGCTCGAGCAAATCATCAGTGACCGTCATATAGCATACTTTGCCGTCGAGGTGATATTCCTGATTCAAAAGAGAAGTTCCCAACAACCGCATCGCTCCCGGTGTATAATTGTGATACAACTCATTTATGATTTCAATATAGTCAATGCCTTTATCCATTAAGACCGCGGCAATTCTCAGACTGCGGGAGGTCGTGCAGCTATACTGAAATTGACCAGTATCGGTTACGATGGCGGTATATAAATTGGTTGCGATATTGGAATCGATTTCAGCCGACGCATAAAGAAGAATATCATAAATCATTTCTCCTGCGGCGGAGGCTTCATTATCGACAAAATTGATATGGCCGAATGAACTATTATCCCGATGATGATCGATATTTATAATTTTCTGATTTTCAGGATCTATTAGCGAGGCTACCTTGCCGCAACGATCACCAGTGGAGCATTCAATAAACACAACCGTATCAAATGAATCATCACCTCCGTTAAGGTTCTCAATATTCTCAATTTGATCGATCCCGGGCAAAAACTCATAGTTGAATGGAATAGTACCCTCATTGATAATCCGGCATTTAATATTCTTTTGATCTAAATACCCCGCAAAGCCCAGTTGTGATCCAATGGAATCCCCGTCCGGATTGATATGCCCCACGATCAGAACCTTTTCCGAATTATTCAGCGTATCAATTATTTGACTAATCGTTTCCGGATCGTGAATTTCTTGTTTGTTACCGCCTATAATGTCTTTTTCAATAACTTGATCAATCTTTGTCGTTAATCGAATTCCTTCGATCAGAGAGGTATCATACTTAAAAGAGATTTCGGGTATACGTCGGATTCTTAAACGATGAGCCAGTTCTCTCTGGACATAACCCGTTGACCGGTCGAAGACGTCTTTTATTTCATCCAGTTTCTTCTCACCGCCGAGAACGGTATAATATATTTTAGCATGCCGCAAATCGTCAGAAACATTAACGGCGCTGATAGTTACCATCGCGTCAACTTTATCACGAAGCATGGCGCTGACGATATCCGAGACATCTCGTTGGATTTGATCAGCAACACGACTTGAACGCTTAAATGATTTCATTACAGCAACTCGATTTCATAGTCAACAATATAGGATTCGCTCTCTCGTTCAATCATATTAACGATTGCCGACAAACACTGATTGGCGTGACCGCTATCATTGGATACCACGGCGGTTCCCAGAAGACAAGATTGATGCCTCTCATTTTCACCCACTTCAGCTACGGACGCGTTATGCCGATTGTGTATTCGAGTAATCAGGGATTTAATTACTCGCCGCTTATCTTTAAGCGAGCGGGCCGCAGGAATATTCAGCATTACTTTCAAACAACCAATAATCACATCTATAATGTCCGCGATGTTTCGACCATTTCGTAAGTTTCGATATGATCGCCCACCTGGACATCCTCAAATTTTTCAATTCCAATTCCGCATTCAAGCCCGGCCACGACTTCTTTCACGTCTTCTTTAAACCTCTTGAGAGAAGAAATAGTTCCTTCATGAATAACAACACCATCACGACTCACACGTATTTTATCTCCCCGGGTCATTTTGCCCTGTTGAATGTGGGAACCGCATATTAAGCCAACTTTTGGAATTTTGAAAGGCTGACGCACTTCGGCAGTACCTTTCCATTTCTCAACCAGTTCAGGTTTAAGCAATCCCTCAATTGCTTTTGTAATATCCTCTTTAACTTCATAAATAACTGAATAGGTGCGGATATCAACTTTTTCGCGGTTGGCCGTTTCACGAGCACGAGGATCGGCTGTAATATGAAAACCGACGACAATGGCATCAGAAGCAGACGCTAACAATACATCGGATTCACTAATAGCTCCAACACCAGAGCGGATAATATTGACCCGTACTTCTTCATTGCCAATTCCGGTAAGAGTTTCAGTCAAGGCTTCAACAGAACCGGCAACATCACCCTTAATTACTATTTTCAAGTCAGTAACCTGACCATCTTTGATTTTCTCATAAATTGATTCAAGGGTAGTCGGGGTACCGACGCGGCGTAATTCATACTCGCGTTTAATTTGTTGTCTCTTTTGAGCTACGTCTCGGGCTTCTGATTCAGAAGATGTTACAATAAACGAATCACCCGCTTGAGGTACGCCTGATATTCCGGTAATAATTGTTGGGGTTGATGGCCCTGCTTTTTCAACCTTATTGCCTCGATCATCAGCCATGGCTCTAACGCGGCCAAAATAGCTTCCGGAGACGAAAGGCCTTCCAACCTCCAATGTGCCCTTTTGAATAAGAACAGTGGCGACAGTGCCTCGCCCCTTTTCCAATTGGGCTTCAATTACAGTTCCCTGAGCTTTAATGTTTGGGTCGGCCTTAAGCTCAAGCATTTCAACCTGTAGTAGGATCATTTCCAGTAGTTTATCTACGCCTTCACCGGTTTTGGCCGACAACTCTACCATTATGGTTTTGCCGCCCCATGATTCATCAAGAAGATTATGATTCGTTAATTGTTGGCGAACGGAATCGGGGTTAGCGTCTGGTAAATCCATTTTATTTATCGCCACCATGATAGGCACTTTGGCGGCTTTGGCGTGGTCGATGGCTTCCACCGTTTGGGGCATGACCGCCTCGGTTGAAGAAATGACAAGAATGACAACATCTGTGACTTGAGCGCCGCGGGCACGCATGGCCGAAAATGCTTCATGGCCGGGAGTATCAAGAAAAGTAATACGGCCCCCACGGGTTTGCACGCTGTAGGCACCGATATGTTGAGTGATTTTGCCCGCTTCACCTGAAACAATATCGGATTCTCTGATATAATCCAGAAGGGTAGTTTTTCCATGATCGACATGGCCCATAATGGTTACGACCGGAGCGCGGGATTCGAGTTGAGTTTCCTCCTCTTCTTCAATAGTAACGTTCACAACTTCTTCAATTTGCCTGACATCAAGCTCGAATTCAATAGCCAGCATTTCGATGGTATCCATGTCAAGACGTTGGTTTATCGATGCGAGCATCCCCATTTCCATGCATTTGGCAACCAGTTCGGCTGGCTTTTTGCCAAAAGCCCTGGCTAATTCCGAGAGAGTCATAAATTCAGTGACTTCAATCGCCGTAATTCCATAATCATCATCCGTAATCTGGCTTCGTTTCTTATGCTTCTTGATTTTTTTCCCCGAATCCATGGTTGCCATTGTCTGTTTAAATGACAATTTAACGGCAGTAGTATCGACTTTATGCTCATTCTTTTTCTTAGATCTATCTCGTTTTCTTCGCTTTTTCGGAGGCCGGCCGGCTCCAATTCGTTGATCAAGCTTTTTCTGCAATTTCTTGGCGGCACCGGGCGTTGAAGTAATCGTCTGACGAGATATTTCCGTTTTTTCTTTTTTGGCTTTTGGCTTTTCAGCCTTAGCGGGCTCAGCGGCCTTGGCTGGTCCAGTCTTTGGTTTTTCCAGAACCTTTTTGGCAAATCTTCTTGGTTTTTGCTCGGCTACAACTCTCTTTGAGACGGCCTTTTTGGGCTTTCTGGCTTTGGCTTCAGCGATTTCTTCATCTTTTGCCTTTTTCGCGGCCATTTTTTTGGGCTTCTGATCCTCCAATTCCGCGGTCTTTTGGGATTTCTCAAGTTCTCTGGCGGCCAATTTTCTTGCTTTCCTTTCCGCCAGTGATTTTTTCTTTTTGGCCTGAGCAGCAGCTTTTTTTCTAAGGGCGAGTTTCTTGGCTTCTTCTCGGCGCTTTTTGGATTTCAATTCCTGTAGCTTTTGCTTGCGGGCTTCATCATCTTTTTTGACTTCCGCTATTTCGCGTTTGAACTTATTGTCAATAGCTTCGAGCATATCACTCGACGCAATCGACATGTGAGATTTGATAGTAAATCCAAGCCCGCGTAGAACTTTTAGCAAGGCATCACTCGAAATTTTATATTCCTTAGCGATATCGTAAATTCGTTTTCTGGACTTATTGTCAGCCAAGGTAATCCTCCGGTTATAAACCGCCCTCAAATAACTTTATTTTCTTCCCTGAACAATCTCTTATTCATCTTTTTCCGGTGTCTCAGATTCATTGTCATTATCGTCATTTTCGTCTTCTTCATCTTCGGCATCATCCACAAATTCAAGTTCAGTAATTTTTGAGGATGAATCTGCGTCAAGTTTTTCCTGCGCCTGAGTTTCGACCTTTTGTGCTCTAATTAGTTCTTCATGTTCGGTCATAAATTCAATTGCGCGTTCAATTAATCTCTTCGCCGTTTTTTCTCCGATACCCTCTATTTTGACAATATCTTCGAGTTCACTATCAGCCAAATCTTTGACGGTATTGATATCCGCGTCAACCAATCGTTCTTCGAGGACGTCACCGACGCCACTCAATCGCCCAATCGGAACCATCAATTCTGCTTCCTCGTGTTTCATCTCATTATAATCGGTTTCTGACATGATATTGATTTTCCAGCCTGTCAGACGTGAGGCGAGGCGAGCGTTTTGACCGTTTTTCCCGATAGCGAGCGACAATTTGTCATCTTCTACCGCGACGGTCATTCCCACTTCCTCATCATAAACATCGATAGTAACAACTTTGGCAGGGGCCAGGGCGCGTGAGACAAAAACTTCCGAATTAGAACTGTAAGCAACGATATCTATTCGTTCATTGTTTAATTCGCGAACGATGGATTGAACTCTCACCCCTTTAATGCCGACACATGCTCCGACGGGATCAATCCGTTCATCACCCGAATAAACCGCCAGTTTCGTGCGGTCACCCGGCTCACGAGCGATGGAGCGGATTTCAATAATTTTTTCATATATTTCCGGCACCTCTAACTCAAATAAACGTAAGATGAAATCGGTGCTGACGCGCGATAAAATGATTTGCGGTCCCTTCATCGATTTTTGCACATCAAGGATGATGGCGCGGATGCGGTCGCCCTGGCGGTATTTTTCTCGAGAGATCTGTTCACGGACCGGTAGAATAGATTCGGCCCGACCAAGATTTACGATGACATTTCCTTTATCGATTTGCTGCACCGTTCCCGAGATAAGCTGTCCCACGCGGTTGATATATTCGTCGTAAATGCGATCGCGTTCCGCTTCCCGGATTCTCTGAATCAGGATTTGTTTGGCCGAAGCAATCGCGTTTCTTCCAAATTCCTCAACCGGATCAATATAGATTTCCATGAAATCATCCAGTTCGGCATCCGTATCCAATTCGCGAGCTTCCTCAATAGAAATTTCGGTATAAGGATCTTTAACTTTCTCTACAACGATTCGCAAAGAAATCATAGTCAGCTCTCCCTCCTTATGGTCGAAATTGAAGGAGAGATTATCGATAAATCCATATTTTTTTCGCGCCGCAGCGAGTAACCCGGCCTCGACCGTCTCAATCACCAAATCCATATCGATGTTCTTATCTCGCGCGATAAGCGTCATTGCTTCCAGTGTATCAAATCCCATCAGAATTACTCCACTAAATTACTACCTTACCCTGCCGAATATCAGACAGGGCTATTTTAAATTCGCCGTCTTCACCGTTAATTAGAATTGTCGTCGTATCCACATCAGTCAGCGAACCGCGAATTCTTTTCTTCTTGCCGCCTTCGGTGTATTCCACTTTTATGTTCTTGCCGATTTTTCTTTCAAAATCACGCTGAGTGTGAAGATGTCGATCCAGTCCCGGCGAAGAAACCTCAAGGATATATTTGGAATCCAAAATATCTTCGACATCCACAGCGGCACCGATAATTTTCGACAATTCAACGCATTTGTCAAGCGTCACGCCGTTATCGGAATCGACAAATATCTGCAGACGGAAATTGCTCTTGTACCGGGAGAGTTTGATTTCCACTAATTCAAAACCTTCCGAGGCTAACAGAGGTTCCGCCAAATTCTCGATATCTGTTTTTAGATCACTAATCAACTTAATACCTCATCGCCTACTACCGACACCATTCTGTTAAACTCAAATAATTGAGTCGGCTTTTGGCGCATAACAAAACCGGGCTTTCTCCGGTTGACTCCAGAAAACTCCCAGAATACACTAAAGCTTAACAGTATAATAAATTAGACAGGGAAAGCAATAAAAAAATGTTAAATTGCGCGATCCAAAAATTCGGCAGTTTTTTGAACTATTTCGCCTATTTGGACCAGTTCCACATCGGTTTCATTTCTAAGTTTTAGCTCGACTTTGCCCTTAGCCAGGGATTTGTTTCCCAATGCTATTCGGAGCGGAATACCTATTAAATCCGCGTCATTGAACTTGACGCCGGCCCGTTCGGCCCGATCATCTAAAATAACCTCATAACCTGCTTCGATTAGCTGGGAATAGATTCTTTCGGCTATTTCGATCTGTTCTTGATTTGTCATATTAAGCGGGCAAATTATCACTTGATATGGCGCAATCGCTTTGGGCCAGATTATCCCTTTATCGTCATGGTATTTTTCAATCGCTGCCTGCGCCGTTCGAGTAATTCCAATTCCGTAAGAACCCATAAAATAAGGCTTCTCGTTACCTCCGGTATCGAGGTATTTGCCTCCCAGGCTATCGGAATATTTGGTTCCGAGCGAAAATGTGTTGCCGACTTCAATTCCTCGATATTTCTCAAGCCGCCCTTTATTGCAGCGGGGGCACCCTTCCCCAGTTTCGGCATTGATAAGGTCAACTATCGCCGCGGCTTTGAAATCCCGGTCCGAATTGACGTTCAGAATATGCGTGTCCTTTTTGTTGGCCCCGGTTACGAAATTAGTCATCGCCTCGACTTCAGGATCGGCTATAATGGGAATTGTGAGACTTATCGGGCCGGCGAAACCTACCGGCGCTTTTGTAATTTCTTCGACCGTTTCCGGACCGGCCATTTCGAGTTTCAGACAGCCGAAGTAGTTATTTAATTTAAGTTCATTGATTTGCCGGTCGCCCCGAATCATCGCCGCCACCGGTTTTCCATCGGCCAGATATAATAAGGTTTTGGCAAAACGGTGAGCAGGCAATTTGAGAAACGCGGTAATCTCTTCGATAGTAGCGGCGTTTGGAGTGTCAACTTCTTCGATTGGTTTTTGTTCGTTATCCTGCTCGGGTGGGTTTAATTCTCTAAAAGTAGCTTTTTCGATATTGGCAGCATAATCGCAGGAATCGCAGGATAGAATAATCTCTTCTCCGCCGTCGGTTTCGACCAGGACCATAAATTCGTGAGCTCCGGTTCCGCCCATGGCTCCGGTATCTGATTCAACCTTTTTGGCGGCAACACCGCAACGCTCAAAGACTTTAAAATAGGCGTCAACCATTTTTTGATAAGCGATTTTGTGTGCTTCCAAATCAACGTCAAAAGTATAAGCGTCTTTCATTATAAATTCGCGCCCGCGCATCAATCCGAAACGGGGACGGATTTCGTCTCGAAACTTGGTTTGAATCTGATACATATTGAGAGGCATCTGGCGATAGCTTTTTAATTCTCCGGAGACAAGATTGGTTATAACCTCTTCATGAGTCGGCCCGAGGACCATATCATGGTCATGGCGATCTTTGAGACGGACCAATTCTTTACCGATGGTGTCCCAGCGACCGGATTTTTGCCATAATTCTGCCGGATGCAAAACAGGCATGAGAATTTCAATAGCCCCCGAGGCGTCCATCTCTTCTCGCACAATGGTTGAGATATTGTTCAGAACTCTTTGCATCAGAGGAAGATAATTATACACCCCTGCGGCCAGTCGGCGCATATATCCGGCCCTGAGAAGATATTGATGAGAAATTAATTCGGCCTCGGCGGGAACTTCCCGAAGAGTCGGTATGTATGTTTTACTCCAGCGCATAGTAATTGCCTCTCGTTATTATTTATGCAATAGGAGAAAATAAGTTTTGAGCATCATTTGTCAATCTTTTAATTTGTCGATTGGCATCGCGATATTCAAAAGAGTTGACAAGGCGGATTTTTCGACTTAGTTTATCGATTCCAAAAGTAAATGTATCCAACTGCCCCCGTGGCGTAACGGATAGCGCGACAGCCTCCGGAGCTGTAAGTTCAGGTTCGATTCCTGACGGGGGTATTATTTTCCTCAAAAAAGTGCTTTTATAAAAATTAAACATTCTTATATTACTTATGCGAGCAACGGGGAATGTCTCCCACCTCACAGCGCAATTACCGCCGGGAAAATGGGCAATTTACAGGAGGAAATTATTATGACAGGGAGGCTAAGGCAGCTATTCGTTTTTATTCCCACAATTTTTATTTTTTTTAATATAACTGCCCTCGCTCAGATAGAATATGCCGATGATGCCGGTGAAGGCTTTTGTTCGGAAGAGACTATTATTAGTCTTTTTCCGAATACAGATACTACTATAATCGTCAATATGTTTAATTCCGGGCAGTTCGATAATGGATTTTCGATTTTTATTGATTATGTCAATGGCTCCGACTGGATTACGCCATCCGTTACAACCAGTTCAATTCCAGCGGGCGGTGAGGCATATCCGGTCGAGTTTGGCATAACGGTTCCGCCGGGAACTCAAGAAGGCATGACTTTGGAGGCGGATATATCCATTACACATTTGGGCAAAAATTCACCTCGCGAATTTCCGATATGTTTATATGTTAAACATTTAACCGATTACGAAGATGATGCCGGGGATGGTATCGGATTGTGTTATTCGGATGAGATGCTGACTGCCGCGCCGGGCGAATCTGTTTATGATACCGTGAGAGCTTTCAATCCCGGTATGCTGGATAATAATTTCAATATCTCGATGTATTACGAGCAGGGCGACGGATGGATTACCGCCAATCCATCGTCGGGAATGATATTGGCCGGAGGTATGGATACTCTCGATATCGAGTTTATTTTCACCGCTCCGACCGATGTGGGTGATCCGGTTACGATTGAGGCGATGATAAGTATCAACCATGAGGGGACAAGTAGTCCGAGGCAGATACCGGTTTGTTTTACAGTTGCGTCGGAGTTTTACTTTCCTCAACATGCCGATCTGGCGACGACATGCAAGCAGATCAGGGTATTCAATACCGGTCGTTTGTCGGGTAAGACGCCTGATTATTCAATGGATTATATCGAAGACTGCGATACGTTTGGAAACGCCGATGCGCGTACGTATTTGTATGATGGTTCGCCGGTGATAGCCTGGGATGACGGTGAGGGGATTAAAGTATGTACTGATTTTCTTTCCGATAGCGAATTTGGATCTCGTGGATTTCGGGCAATGAGTAATCTGAGTGTGGATGATACAAGTGATCCTGATTATATCAAGGCTACCGGAGATTTCACGACTTTTGATTCGTCGATAAATTTCACGGTCGAATATTATATACCTCAAGGTGATACAGCGTGCGAATTTATAGTCCAAAAATTATATATCACAAGCGCATCGGGAACTAAGAATAACGTATTAATCGGTTATGCTTGGGACTGGAACGTGCCCAGTGACACTGGTTCCGATAATAATTCTTTAGCCGATGAAGCTCGTCAATTGCTGTATATGCAGGGTGAAGAGGCGGATGATGACGGTGAAGACGATCAAATTGCTGAATGCGGTGTTTGTTGGCAATCCGACGATCGCTATGCCGGTGTTCGCTTTTTTCCAACATTGGATGTTACAACGCCCAAGAACGCAATGACGCTAGATAATGCCACCTGGGTTTCCAAATCCGGGCCGTATGGTAATGATGCGCCGCTTCCTGACGGACCGATATATGATTTGAT
This window harbors:
- a CDS encoding dockerin type I repeat-containing protein — encoded protein: MTGRLRQLFVFIPTIFIFFNITALAQIEYADDAGEGFCSEETIISLFPNTDTTIIVNMFNSGQFDNGFSIFIDYVNGSDWITPSVTTSSIPAGGEAYPVEFGITVPPGTQEGMTLEADISITHLGKNSPREFPICLYVKHLTDYEDDAGDGIGLCYSDEMLTAAPGESVYDTVRAFNPGMLDNNFNISMYYEQGDGWITANPSSGMILAGGMDTLDIEFIFTAPTDVGDPVTIEAMISINHEGTSSPRQIPVCFTVASEFYFPQHADLATTCKQIRVFNTGRLSGKTPDYSMDYIEDCDTFGNADARTYLYDGSPVIAWDDGEGIKVCTDFLSDSEFGSRGFRAMSNLSVDDTSDPDYIKATGDFTTFDSSINFTVEYYIPQGDTACEFIVQKLYITSASGTKNNVLIGYAWDWNVPSDTGSDNNSLADEARQLLYMQGEEADDDGEDDQIAECGVCWQSDDRYAGVRFFPTLDVTTPKNAMTLDNATWVSKSGPYGNDAPLPDGPIYDLMLTTEGFVPWESATGSEDSVYVDLTMLATFGEFDLTETEPIEIAFAMITGRTGETDFLAEVDKALDWASPWPPPPRPYCDSPGDPNLDGQSNVGDAVYLINFVFKGGPGPEIYCHSGAYGNGDANGDCSVNVGDAVYIINHVFKGGPVPWCNNSECSPHHQDDCR